Proteins from a single region of Lampris incognitus isolate fLamInc1 chromosome 16, fLamInc1.hap2, whole genome shotgun sequence:
- the mavs gene encoding mitochondrial antiviral-signaling protein gives MAYARDKLYNGYVRQKMSLIVNTVKVTHVMPYLPCLTSHDREEIEAKRETRGNFNAMQLLLDCLQRRETWPEEFIRALEACEHDTLAAEIRAEYNALRGLSNPNPSPPPSDVVRVHVHPVPPASQPLPPLESADNEQAAASPPPIGSEQALSPPEAPAQAEPTPSPAPQPAEAVFSSEPDLTTPRFSPAVVVPHLPTPPPSPEAPHHQATAAPPSHREIPGDGEVSSVGSDMSPEPLPAVDQYETAASVQTTTTWEDGASQSPASDWIDPAEATRSSSTFLTPEKLPVQDTAPPLHNVAADALRREENSESVITQVSGYSQQPEATGSTTPLLAGIDSPTPSLSHEDDVCLSKPGLLLSIQQNNATPTISVPAEEPYSGDSDRLEVSDSPSASLLHNEPEENYYESNCLSSLGRQEVLVNVVHVAEGPSIQNQTGQSPSMLWDAVHASNGLPAHNRDTQSQTGVESVPSTSPQKTEEAPGKEAHLPEEQQAQILNGEATSVLTKEPASVLPENCHPAESGVVELAPDQGQQNPREGLSRFILSPNTKYFLTAAGVSTCALLVAWKLKN, from the exons ATGGCATATGCCAGAGATAAACTATACAATGGCTACGTGCGGCAAAAAATGTCACTGATTGTGAACACTGTGAAAGTGACCCATGTGATGCCGTACCTGCCTTGCTTGACTTCCCATGACAGG GAAGAAATCGAGGCAAAACGAGAAACCAGGGGGAATTTCAATGCAATGCAGCTTCTTCTGGACTGTCTGCAAAGGAGGGAGACCTGGCCAGAGGAGTTCATCAGGGCTCTTGAGGCGTGCGAGCATGACACTCTGGCAGCTGAGATCAGAGCCGAATACAACGCTCTGAGAGGCCTGAGCA ATCCCaatccatccccccctccatccgaTGTTGTGAGGGTTCATGTCCATCCAGTACCCCCTGCCAGTCAACCTCTTCCTCCTCTAGAAAGTGCTGACAATGAGCAGGCTGCGGCCTCTCCCCCACCAATCGGGTCAGAGCAGGCTCTGTCCCCTCCAGAAGCCCCCGCGCAGGCAGAACCAACCCCAAGCCCCGCCCCCCAACCTGCTGAGGCTGTATTCTCTTCAGAGCCCGACCTCACGACCCCACGATTTTCCCCAGCTGTGGTGGTGCCACACCTTCCAAcacctcccccttcccctgaAGCCCCCCACCATCAGGCCACGGCAGCACCACCATCTCACAGAGAAATTCCTGGAGATGGCGAAGTTTCATCAGTTGGCTCTGACATGAGCCCTGAGCCACTACCTGCTGTCGATCAATATGAAACCGCTGCTTCTGtccaaacaacaacaacctgGGAGGACGGTGCATCACAGAGTCCAGCTTCAGACTGGATAGACCCGGCTGAGGCGACTCGGTCATCTTCCACATTTTTAACTCCAGAGAAGCTGCCAGTCCAGGACACCGCCCCACCACTGCACAACGTGGCCGCCGATGCCCTGCGGCGTGAAGAAAATTCAGAGTCTGTCATCACCCAG GTCTCTGGATACAGTCAGCAGCCAGAGGCCACAGGCTCCACAACCCCACTACTGGCTGGTATTGACAGTCCAACACCCTCTCTCAGTCATGAGGATGATGTGTGTCTTAGTAAGCCTGGGCTGCTCCTCAGTATCCAACAAAATAATGCCACCCCTACCATTTCTGTACCAGCAGAGGAACCCTACTCTGGTGACAGTGACCGCCTGGAAGTAAGCGACTCTCCGTCAGCGTCACTGCTCCACAATGAGCCTGAGGAGAACTACTATGAGTCAAACTGCCTGAGCTCACTGGGAAGGCAGGAGGTGCTGGTGAACGTAGTTCATGTGGCAGAGGGGCCGTCCATTCAGAACCAAACGGGCCAATCGCCAAGCATGCTGTGGGATGCTGTACATGCATCAAACGGCCTTCCTGCTCATAACCGTGACACCCAGAGCCAGACTGGGGTTGAAAGCGTGCCATCTACATCTCCACAGAAAACCGAGGAGGCCCCTGGAAAAGAAGCCCACCTACCTGAGGAACAACAGGCGCAAATCCTCAATGGTGAAGCTACCAGTGTGCTGACCAAAGAGCCTGCTTCTGTCCTACCCGAGAACTGTCACCCCGCTGAGTCTGGGGTAGTTGAGTTGGCACCAGACCAGGGCCAACAGAATCCAAGGGAGGGGTTATCCAGGTTCATACTGTCACCTAATACAAAGTACTTTCTGACAGCTGCTGGAGTGAGCACCTGTGCACTGTTGGTGGCATGGAAGCTGAAGAATTAA
- the LOC130126072 gene encoding G-protein coupled receptor 151, with amino-acid sequence MHTEGQKNVSFFDFIGGIQLLHGEDTKTVLPVVLIGICVSGALGNLLVLLIFLRDFRHGRGSEIKALLASLASTDLLILLLCAPVRAVTYYKQTWTLGSFVCATADWFQHSCVVAKTLILAVTSKAKHNLVPSAAKGPLFSPTWIHGALAFIWTVSMLFPVPQMLFAALQPSGPDAICVSEIPACASDFMALFYKIYPAATFALPTVFTLAYYTQTLYTAVNHAPGPLQQSKVTLLLLCVSGANALMLLPEWGTFTWVRLGYSKPPVGVVICAQVLLYACSALSPVISMTMYDDVRQGVVALWLMATCRSAKRLAGERRPGTDGVAEEEIRANSTATANNSQDPEKTFPDVEHFWTGRRDTYVEENQDPIPWEREEKML; translated from the coding sequence ATGCATACGGAAGGACAGAAGAATGTGTCGTTCTTTGATTTCATCGGGGGGATTCAACTCCTCCACGGGGAGGACACCAAGACGGTCCTCCCGGTCGTCTTGATAGGGATCTGCGTGTCCGGGGCCCTGGGGAATTTGCTGGTTTTGCTGATtttcctccgcgatttccgccACGGACGGGGGTCCGAGATCAAAGCGCTCCTCGCCTCTCTGGCCTCGACGGACTTGCTTATCCTGCTGCTGTGCGCCCCGGTGCGCGCCGTGACATACTACAAGCAGACCTGGACCCTTGGGAGCTTCGTCTGCGCCACGGCGGACTGGTTTCAGCACTCGTGCGTGGTGGCGAAAACTTTGATCCTCGCGGTCACCAGCAAGGCGAAGCACAACTTGGTCCCCAGCGCCGCCAAGGGACCCCTCTTCAGCCCGACGTGGATTCACGGCGCTCTGGCGTTCATCTGGACGGTGTCGATGCTGTTCCCGGTGCCCCAGATGTTATTCGCCGCCCTGCAGCCCAGCGGCCCCGACGCCATCTGCGTGTCCGAGATACCGGCGTGCGCCTCCGATTTCATGGCCCTCTTCTACAAAATCTACCCCGCCGCTACTTTTGCGCTGCCGACCGTCTTCACCCTGGCGTACTACACCCAGACGCTCTACACGGCGGTGAACCACGCGCCCGGCCCCCTGCAGCAGAGCAAGGTCACCCTGCTTTTGCTGTGCGTCAGCGGCGCCAACGCGCTCATGCTGCTGCCCGAATGGGGGACGTTCACTTGGGTGAGACTCGGCTACAGCAAGCCTCCCGTGGGAGTCGTCATCTGCGCACAGGTCCTCCTTTACGCATGCAGCGCCCTCTCCCCGGTCATCTCCATGACCATGTACGACGACGTGCGCCAGGGGGTCGTCGCCCTCTGGCTGATGGCAACCTGCAGGAGCGCCAAGCGCCTCGCCGGCGAGCGGCGTCCCGGCACGGACGGAGTCGCCGAGGAGGAGATCCGAGCCAACTCCACCGCCACCGCCAACAACTCCCAAGACCCGGAGAAGACCTTCCCGGACGTGGAGCACTTTTGGACGGGGCGCAGGGACACGTACGTCGAGGAGAACCAAGACCCGATTCcgtgggagagagaggagaaaatgtTGTAG